The Sesamum indicum cultivar Zhongzhi No. 13 linkage group LG6, S_indicum_v1.0, whole genome shotgun sequence genome has a segment encoding these proteins:
- the LOC105164100 gene encoding LOW QUALITY PROTEIN: AT-hook motif nuclear-localized protein 5-like (The sequence of the model RefSeq protein was modified relative to this genomic sequence to represent the inferred CDS: inserted 1 base in 1 codon), whose protein sequence is MDGREEMALPGSASYYLNRGGIGGSGSGPGLNVHGPGGGSAAAQAGGMHNSTVFKSLTNPNMPVQPNVGVSGSSVSGPSFHVENPSPNFPPGMSMAMVPSGSDXGEPVKKKRGRPRKYGPDGANMSLGLSPMSKPSSAVVSPGERARRGRPPGTGWKQQLAPLGEWMNSSAGLAFTPHVLHVGAGEDVAAKILAFAQQRPRALCIMSANGTVSAVTLRQPTSGGTVTYEGRFEILCLSGSYLVAESGAPNNRTGGISISVCSPDGHIIGGAIGGRLIAANPVQVVACSFVYGSTKVKNKPESGTKEEKHALDQSAEKSLTPAAAAPSQSYTPNSGSSVWPPVSRSEVKNSQTDIDLMRG, encoded by the exons ATGGATGGGAGAGAAGAAATGGCATTACCAGGTTCAGCTTCATATTACCTCAATAGAGGTGGGATTGGCGGGTCTGGTTCAGGGCCCGGGCTTAATGTTCATGGTCCTGGTGGGGGCTCAGCCGCTGCTCAGGCTGGTGGGATGCATAATTCAACTGTTTTTAAGAGTCTTACAAATCCCAATATGCCGGTTCAGCCAAATGTAGGGGTCAGTGGTAGTTCTGTAAGTGGTCCATCGTTCCATGTTGAGAACCCATCGCCCAATTTCCCTCCTGGCATGAGCATGGCTATGGTGCCTAGTGGATCGG CGGGCGAGCcggtgaagaagaagaggggTAGGCCCAGGAAATATGGCCCTGATGGAGCTAACATGTCTTTAGGATTGTCCCCAATGTCCAAGCCTTCCTCTGCTGTGGTCAGCCCGGGGGAGAGAGCACGGAGAGGTCGACCGCCCGGGACGGGATGGAAACAGCAGCTTGCTCCTCTTG GTGAATGGATGAATAGCTCAGCTGGACTAGCCTTCACACCGCATGTCTTGCATGTTGGAGCTGGAGAG GACGTTGCAGCAAAGATACTGGCATTTGCACAACAGAGGCCAAGAGCATTATGCATCATGTCAGCTAATGGAACAGTTTCTGCTGTAACATTACGCCAACCTACATCTGGTGGCACTGTCACATATGAG GGCCGTTTTGAGATACTATGCTTATCAGGTTCTTACTTGGTTGCTGAAAGTGGTGCTCCTAACAATCGGACTGGTGGTATAAGCATTTCAGTTTGCAGTCCTGATGGGCATATTATTGGAGGTGCAATAGGTGGTAGACTCATCGCGGCAAATCCAGTACAG GTGGTGGCATGCAGTTTTGTGTATGGTAGTACTAAGGTGAAGAACAAACCGGAGTCGGGAACAAAAGAAGAGAAACATGCCTTAGACCAATCTGCTGAGAAGTCTCTGACCCCAGCTGCTGCTGCTCCGAGTCAAAGTTATACTCCTAATTCTGGGTCAAGTGTTTGGCCACCGGTATCACGGTCAGAAGTAAAAAATTCTCAGACGGATATTGATCTGATGCGCGGATGA